In Aquiflexum balticum DSM 16537, a single genomic region encodes these proteins:
- a CDS encoding gliding motility lipoprotein GldH, translating to MAFKISGIVLASILFLMGCDSSRLYEEYRGMDSGSWNLTDTVTFVVPKPLPDSKTLLAIKYNNEYEFRNLYLTYFLKDSLNQTIESQLIEIPLFDSKSGKPLGKGYGNTFTKFDTISINSSEVFSSIQMVQYMRTDQLKGIESLGLKILKNSY from the coding sequence ATGGCTTTCAAAATATCTGGAATTGTACTCGCTTCAATTTTATTCCTTATGGGCTGTGACAGCAGCAGACTATATGAGGAATACCGCGGAATGGATTCGGGGTCATGGAATCTGACTGATACTGTGACCTTTGTAGTCCCGAAACCATTGCCTGATTCTAAGACCCTATTGGCTATAAAGTATAATAATGAATACGAGTTCAGAAATCTTTATCTGACCTATTTTCTGAAAGATAGCCTTAATCAAACTATAGAATCCCAACTCATAGAAATTCCTCTTTTTGACAGCAAATCGGGAAAACCTCTTGGGAAAGGGTATGGAAATACATTTACTAAATTCGACACCATTTCCATTAATTCTTCTGAAGTCTTTTCCTCTATACAGATGGTGCAGTATATGAGAACAGATCAACTAAAGGGGATAGAATCTTTAGGTTTAAAAATCCTCAAAAATTCATACTAA
- the purD gene encoding phosphoribosylamine--glycine ligase gives MNILLLGSGGREHAFAWKIVNSQNCSKLFVAPGNAGTASIATNIPISPTDFDALADFVLDNKIEMLVVGPEEPLVKGIVDFFQNHPKLNSLPVIGPSEIGARLEGSKDFSKQFMQKHGIPTASYGTFTKENITEGLEYLKNHSLPIVLKADGLAAGKGVLICQSHDEAATIFKEMLLEKKFGEASSKVVVEQFLNGIELSIFVATDGKDYRILPEAKDYKRIGENDTGLNTGGMGAVSPVPFADKVFLQKVEDRIVRPTIKGLEEDGIFYTGFLFIGLMNIEGEPYVIEYNVRMGDPETEAVLPRIKSDFVDLLYAIGTKNLSSYKIEIQDFTSTTIVMVAGGYPEDYKKGNQIAGLDKAGKGNKSIIFHAGTKLGESGEILTNGGRVMAITGIGHDLEAALVNAYQTVSEICWDDLYFRRDIGQDILELNK, from the coding sequence ATGAATATATTATTATTAGGAAGCGGGGGAAGGGAACATGCCTTTGCCTGGAAAATCGTAAACAGTCAGAACTGTAGTAAGTTGTTTGTAGCCCCTGGAAATGCAGGTACGGCTTCAATTGCAACAAATATCCCTATATCACCAACTGATTTTGATGCCTTGGCTGACTTTGTGCTGGACAACAAAATTGAAATGTTGGTAGTTGGACCCGAAGAACCTTTGGTAAAAGGCATTGTCGATTTTTTTCAAAATCATCCCAAGCTGAATTCCCTGCCCGTTATTGGGCCAAGTGAAATTGGAGCAAGACTTGAAGGGTCCAAAGATTTTTCAAAACAGTTTATGCAAAAGCATGGGATCCCAACGGCTTCCTATGGGACATTTACAAAAGAAAATATAACAGAGGGATTGGAATACCTTAAAAACCATTCCTTACCTATTGTGCTAAAAGCCGATGGTTTGGCAGCGGGGAAGGGTGTTTTGATCTGCCAAAGCCATGATGAAGCGGCAACAATCTTCAAGGAAATGCTATTGGAGAAAAAGTTTGGAGAAGCTTCGTCCAAAGTTGTAGTGGAACAGTTTCTGAATGGCATAGAGTTATCCATTTTTGTAGCTACGGACGGAAAGGATTATAGAATTTTACCTGAGGCCAAAGATTACAAAAGGATTGGAGAAAATGACACGGGATTAAACACCGGTGGCATGGGTGCAGTCAGTCCCGTGCCTTTTGCAGATAAGGTATTCTTACAAAAAGTTGAAGACCGGATTGTAAGACCAACTATCAAGGGATTGGAGGAAGATGGGATTTTCTATACAGGTTTCCTCTTCATTGGACTTATGAATATTGAAGGAGAGCCTTATGTAATTGAATATAATGTCCGTATGGGCGATCCCGAAACAGAAGCTGTGCTTCCAAGAATTAAAAGTGACTTTGTAGACCTTCTCTATGCGATAGGTACAAAAAACCTTTCTTCCTACAAAATAGAAATCCAGGATTTTACCAGCACTACCATAGTAATGGTAGCCGGCGGCTATCCGGAAGACTATAAAAAAGGAAATCAAATAGCCGGATTGGATAAAGCAGGAAAAGGAAATAAATCCATTATATTTCATGCAGGTACAAAATTGGGGGAGTCAGGGGAAATCCTGACCAACGGCGGGCGCGTAATGGCAATAACGGGTATTGGACATGACCTTGAGGCAGCATTAGTGAATGCTTATCAAACTGTCTCTGAAATTTGTTGGGATGATTTATACTTCCGTAGAGACATCGGACAGGACATCCTTGAATTAAATAAATAG
- a CDS encoding PSP1 domain-containing protein: MNAFDWLSHMGIPTVDKFDIVEVKFKGGRKEYYRNVDFLPLTTGDPIVVDVPNGHHIGYVSLQGELVRLQMQKRKIKNDDNILRIYRVATQKDLEKWEEARNREIPTLYRAKQIIDEMKLEMKLSDVEFQSDNSKATFFYSAEDRVDFRELIKSLASEFKIRVEMRQISLRQEAGRLGGIGVCGRELCCSTWIYEFKSVNTSAARYQNLSLNPSKLSGQCGRLKCCLNYELDTYMAALSDIPEVEKPLQTELGPAKLQKTDIFRKLMWFSYNNDNNWHSITCERVKEIQELNAKGTKPANLTSDHTRELEDKISKSNLELEILDKKFATTKKSKKKKKPRPDNNNSNVKKESPSGSVQPTPRSNPNQNRPGRNKQRRDNPDAKSSGPPIEAQSDKSKNPESTPGQKPKNKRNNKRRFNPKNRGDQNQGQ; this comes from the coding sequence ATGAATGCTTTTGATTGGCTTTCCCATATGGGAATCCCAACAGTAGATAAATTTGATATTGTAGAAGTCAAATTCAAAGGAGGGCGAAAGGAATATTATAGAAATGTGGATTTTCTTCCGCTGACGACAGGTGATCCAATCGTGGTGGATGTTCCCAACGGCCATCATATAGGCTATGTATCCCTTCAGGGGGAATTGGTGAGACTTCAGATGCAAAAAAGGAAAATCAAAAACGATGATAACATCCTCCGCATTTACCGTGTAGCAACTCAAAAGGACCTCGAAAAATGGGAAGAAGCCAGAAATCGGGAAATACCTACATTGTACAGAGCTAAACAGATCATCGATGAAATGAAGCTTGAAATGAAGCTTTCTGATGTAGAATTTCAATCCGATAATTCCAAAGCCACATTTTTTTATTCCGCAGAAGACCGGGTAGATTTCCGTGAGCTGATCAAATCTCTCGCTTCAGAATTCAAAATCCGGGTTGAGATGAGACAGATAAGTCTCAGGCAGGAAGCAGGAAGACTTGGAGGGATTGGAGTCTGTGGCCGTGAATTATGTTGCTCTACCTGGATATATGAATTCAAAAGCGTGAATACTTCTGCTGCAAGGTATCAGAATCTTTCCCTTAACCCATCCAAACTATCAGGGCAATGTGGCAGGTTGAAATGCTGCCTCAATTATGAACTTGATACTTACATGGCAGCATTAAGTGATATACCTGAAGTAGAAAAACCTCTTCAAACTGAATTGGGTCCTGCGAAACTTCAAAAAACCGATATTTTCAGGAAATTGATGTGGTTTAGCTACAACAATGACAATAACTGGCATTCCATAACCTGTGAAAGAGTGAAAGAAATCCAGGAACTCAATGCCAAAGGTACCAAACCTGCCAACCTGACAAGTGACCACACCAGAGAACTTGAAGACAAAATTTCAAAATCAAATCTTGAACTTGAAATCCTTGACAAAAAATTCGCTACCACCAAAAAATCAAAAAAGAAAAAGAAACCCCGCCCCGATAATAATAATTCAAACGTTAAAAAAGAATCTCCTTCAGGAAGTGTCCAACCTACACCTCGAAGCAATCCGAATCAGAACAGACCTGGAAGAAACAAACAAAGAAGGGACAACCCAGATGCTAAGTCAAGTGGACCACCTATCGAAGCGCAATCTGACAAAAGCAAAAACCCGGAAAGCACTCCAGGTCAAAAGCCAAAAAATAAAAGAAACAACAAAAGGAGGTTCAATCCTAAAAACCGAGGAGATCAAAACCAAGGACAATAG
- a CDS encoding SDR family oxidoreductase, translating into MKLKDKVVIVTGATSGIGEACALVFGKEGAKIVITGRSQIKLDNSLLKLQQQGIEALGVLADAALEGDNKKIASETLAHFGRIDILINNAGISMRALFEDLDLAVFHKVMDTNFWGTVYATKYCLPEILKRKGTVVGVSSINGYRGTPARTAYTASKFAMNGFFESLRTEVMKRGVHILVASPGFTASNIRNSALTADGTIQGESPREEQKMMTAEEVAQAILNATLKRKRDLILTGQGKLAVFLNKWIPGIMDGIVYNHMAKEKDSPFK; encoded by the coding sequence ATGAAATTGAAGGATAAAGTTGTCATTGTCACCGGAGCAACATCAGGAATTGGAGAGGCTTGTGCCTTGGTATTTGGAAAAGAAGGAGCCAAAATAGTAATCACGGGCCGTTCACAAATCAAACTGGACAATTCCCTGTTGAAACTCCAGCAACAAGGTATTGAAGCCTTAGGTGTTTTGGCAGATGCGGCTTTGGAAGGAGACAATAAAAAGATTGCGAGTGAAACCCTTGCTCATTTTGGTAGAATAGATATTCTGATCAACAATGCAGGCATTTCCATGCGTGCTCTTTTTGAAGATTTGGATCTTGCCGTTTTTCATAAGGTGATGGATACAAATTTCTGGGGGACTGTTTATGCAACCAAATACTGCCTGCCCGAAATATTGAAACGAAAAGGAACAGTTGTCGGGGTTTCCTCGATCAATGGGTATCGTGGTACCCCCGCAAGAACAGCCTATACAGCCAGTAAATTTGCCATGAACGGATTTTTTGAATCTTTGCGCACAGAGGTGATGAAGAGGGGCGTTCATATACTTGTTGCAAGTCCCGGATTTACTGCATCCAATATCCGCAACAGTGCCCTTACTGCTGATGGTACCATACAGGGAGAATCGCCCCGAGAGGAACAGAAAATGATGACTGCTGAGGAAGTCGCCCAGGCGATATTAAATGCTACTCTTAAAAGAAAAAGAGATTTGATTTTGACAGGTCAAGGCAAACTCGCTGTCTTTCTGAACAAATGGATTCCGGGAATTATGGATGGTATCGTATATAACCATATGGCCAAAGAAAAGGATTCTCCTTTCAAATAG
- a CDS encoding beta-N-acetylhexosaminidase, giving the protein MKTLKIPALKTLIAVALFAVSCSIDKTVPITQNSIIPAPVSIVEQEGSFTLDGNTKIFSGANASEISMVTEYFKSEMYTLTGLQLGSSDEVGANSIVFELNSALGEEAYTLDINKEKVVLSGGSPAGLFFGVQTFKQLVPAFGDQKMSPGNQYVLPAGKIEDRPEYAYRGMMLDVARHFFPVADVKHLIDLLAMYKINFLHLHLSDDQGWRIEIKSWPLLTTIGGSTQVGGGPGGFYTQEDYKEIVKYAQAKFITIVPEIDMPGHTNSALAAYGVLNPGITVPEEGALRYDRSSLGVDGEATPLYTGTEVGFSTLDTNKPVTSQFVDDVVRELAEMTPGPYIHIGGDESHVTSMEDYIPFIEKAQDIVTKYGKKSMGWDEVAHAKLLPSTVAQYWSKAENAVMAIEQGSKVLISPAVKAYLDMKYDSTTQIGYTWAALIELDDAYNWDPTELDPQIKREHILGVEAPLWAETLRSRSDMEFLTFPRLPAIAEIAWTPKELRSWESFSLRINRHGKMWEAMGLNFYKSPKVNWE; this is encoded by the coding sequence ATGAAAACCTTAAAAATCCCCGCATTAAAAACTCTGATTGCTGTTGCACTGTTTGCCGTTTCATGTAGCATTGACAAAACTGTACCGATCACACAAAACAGTATTATCCCGGCACCTGTTTCCATTGTTGAGCAGGAAGGGTCTTTTACCCTGGACGGCAACACCAAAATTTTCAGCGGAGCTAATGCCTCTGAAATTTCCATGGTAACCGAATATTTTAAATCTGAAATGTATACCCTGACAGGCTTGCAGTTGGGTTCTTCTGATGAGGTGGGGGCGAATAGTATTGTTTTTGAGTTGAATTCTGCCTTGGGAGAAGAGGCATATACGCTTGATATCAACAAGGAAAAAGTTGTTCTTTCTGGCGGAAGTCCGGCAGGTTTATTTTTTGGGGTTCAGACTTTCAAGCAACTGGTTCCTGCTTTTGGAGATCAGAAAATGAGCCCGGGAAACCAATATGTCCTTCCTGCGGGAAAAATAGAGGACAGACCTGAATATGCCTATAGAGGAATGATGCTTGACGTGGCCAGACATTTTTTCCCTGTGGCGGATGTCAAGCATTTGATCGATTTGTTGGCAATGTATAAAATCAATTTTCTCCACCTTCATCTTTCCGATGATCAGGGATGGAGAATAGAAATCAAATCCTGGCCATTACTGACCACCATTGGTGGCAGTACTCAAGTGGGCGGTGGACCTGGAGGTTTCTACACCCAGGAAGATTATAAAGAAATTGTGAAATATGCCCAGGCAAAATTCATCACCATTGTTCCTGAAATTGATATGCCTGGTCATACCAATTCTGCTTTGGCAGCTTATGGCGTATTGAATCCAGGAATCACTGTGCCGGAAGAAGGAGCATTAAGATATGACAGATCCAGTTTGGGAGTTGATGGAGAAGCCACACCGCTATATACAGGAACGGAAGTAGGATTCAGTACTTTGGATACCAATAAACCGGTTACCTCTCAGTTTGTAGACGATGTTGTCCGTGAATTGGCTGAAATGACCCCAGGGCCTTATATCCATATTGGAGGAGATGAATCGCATGTAACTTCGATGGAGGATTATATTCCTTTCATTGAAAAAGCACAGGATATTGTAACCAAATACGGGAAGAAAAGCATGGGATGGGATGAAGTGGCCCATGCCAAGTTGTTACCGTCTACTGTCGCCCAGTATTGGTCAAAAGCGGAAAACGCCGTAATGGCAATAGAACAGGGTTCAAAAGTATTGATCTCTCCGGCTGTCAAAGCTTATCTGGATATGAAATATGATTCCACCACTCAAATCGGCTATACCTGGGCTGCTTTGATAGAACTGGATGATGCCTATAATTGGGATCCCACCGAGTTGGATCCACAGATCAAAAGAGAACATATCCTTGGTGTAGAAGCCCCACTTTGGGCAGAAACATTGAGAAGCAGATCCGATATGGAATTTTTGACTTTTCCCAGATTACCAGCTATTGCTGAAATTGCCTGGACCCCCAAGGAACTCAGAAGCTGGGAATCTTTCAGTTTGAGAATTAATCGTCATGGCAAAATGTGGGAAGCTATGGGACTGAACTTTTATAAATCCCCCAAAGTAAACTGGGAATAA
- a CDS encoding AAA domain-containing protein: MLKNVLQVYLNRLVDLSGRNRAIYLPRLISNQMIDLKDFDFINHHPSFDYIEGLICKRNKLSIIPQSDPRDKNVNLISQKLKRLKNLVHIAEEETGEKSLFVAWPFVEGKLLNGQVIRCPLMFFPVELVNEENHWYWVRKQGESPFLNKAFVLAYSQAYSKDLNKFGDENPLENFSSDAVAFRNELYILLENEFSLNFTRELYENKLEVFPDSSKGRDEEKMKTGKLELKPYAVLGQYSQKSGFLIQDYEELIQKQDVPDLESMFYKLYAPEDQQPNPIREDQIFTIFPLDSSQEEVVKAVREGRSCVVEGPPGTGKSQLISNLVVDYIARGKKVLVVSQKRAALDVVFNRLTKEGFGAFLALVHDFRSDRKNLYQKILAQIRSIDNYKDLNNGIDAIQLERKFVQISRLIDTHSEYFSSLKKALFNTEECGVPVKELYLGSKLSDEAFDMTQFYRKYHAGRVDDFLRDFREFEGYFRKFQKPESFWLHRVDFSAFDTSVTRRIQEVLSEILEAKEKFQRDFSVLEKYDSSFLFSFFEQKDKLAELIRLLEHEGSLECFWSLRNVPKPEIDLLWLEHKLDSIKSLLAEEGVEWFSDDKEAEGFLQLAIEFLNRKKGWRKHFSLIWKKKRFQPIYRLLILNELENSSYGVNILIKKLENRMNLNHQFTLLSRKPWIELPQKPFDFSTFNHAASIYKEAFKAKNVFKDLGGLGSFLMSDINSPQDLLDRLHQVLGHVAELENKIPYWSLYLTKIQIQHLFALKMEDGYGTIQSEVPFVFDELVAFDRLRKRLKAQDINVMEKLLNSFPEKEFGDLNQLFLSGLKMSWIGHIETKYPILTEVVSAKTTQIQEEFMDAVVEKWKLSKYIAEIRVREFTYKELEFNRLNNLLTYRELGHQVSKQKRIWSIKKLVETFEEEIFKLIPCWLASPETVSALFPLKQCFDLVIFDESSQCYVERGLPAMFRGKQLVVAGDSHQLRPFDLYQTRFETEEEGLEMESESLLELASAYFQKFWLQGHYRSSQLALIHFSNQRFYENRLKMLAHLELVNAGESPFKLVRVEGIWDKQVNMEEAEAVLNEVKSIQKDFPKYSIGVITFNYFQMEYIKELLMKEEDINLEKLAVKNIENVQGDEFDWVIFSVGYAKNKKGKLIANFGLLSKKGGINRLNVAISRAKNKITLVTSLRSRDFNADQLKNEGIHMLKDYIDFVKKVSRGESFEIPPPPLYRFDRTWSLSDKIAGNYEAYSLERYASSTWMDLALKEKDTYVEALLTDDQRLYDSLGTKESFVYHPMQLKEKGWPFRFYFSRQYWMDKPLMGP, from the coding sequence ATGCTCAAAAACGTTCTTCAGGTATATCTCAACAGACTGGTAGATCTTTCCGGTAGAAACAGGGCCATTTATTTACCAAGATTGATTTCTAATCAAATGATAGATCTCAAGGATTTTGATTTTATCAATCACCATCCTTCATTTGATTATATTGAAGGATTGATCTGTAAAAGGAATAAACTATCTATAATCCCCCAATCGGACCCAAGAGATAAGAACGTCAATCTGATTTCCCAAAAGCTGAAAAGATTGAAAAATCTGGTTCATATAGCTGAAGAAGAAACAGGGGAGAAGAGTTTGTTTGTAGCTTGGCCATTTGTAGAAGGGAAACTGCTCAATGGGCAGGTCATTAGATGTCCTTTGATGTTTTTTCCTGTAGAATTGGTCAATGAAGAGAATCATTGGTATTGGGTGAGAAAGCAAGGTGAAAGTCCATTTTTAAATAAAGCTTTTGTACTTGCATATTCTCAGGCTTATAGTAAGGACCTTAATAAATTTGGGGATGAAAATCCGCTTGAAAATTTTTCCTCCGATGCTGTAGCCTTTAGAAATGAACTCTATATTTTGTTGGAAAATGAATTCTCCTTGAATTTCACCCGGGAGCTATATGAAAATAAGCTTGAGGTATTTCCAGACTCTTCCAAAGGCAGGGATGAAGAAAAAATGAAAACGGGGAAGCTTGAACTGAAGCCTTATGCCGTATTAGGTCAATATTCCCAGAAATCAGGTTTTCTTATTCAGGATTATGAAGAGTTGATCCAAAAACAGGATGTACCGGATCTGGAGAGTATGTTTTACAAGCTGTATGCGCCCGAGGACCAACAACCCAATCCTATCCGGGAAGATCAGATTTTTACGATTTTTCCATTGGATTCCAGTCAGGAGGAAGTTGTCAAAGCAGTAAGGGAGGGACGTTCTTGTGTGGTAGAGGGTCCTCCAGGAACAGGCAAATCCCAATTAATCAGCAATCTTGTCGTGGATTATATAGCAAGAGGCAAAAAGGTGCTCGTTGTTTCCCAGAAGAGAGCTGCGCTTGATGTGGTATTCAATAGGTTGACAAAAGAAGGATTTGGGGCTTTTTTGGCACTGGTTCACGATTTCAGGTCTGATCGAAAAAACCTGTATCAAAAAATTTTGGCTCAGATTCGCTCTATTGACAATTATAAAGACCTGAATAATGGGATTGATGCCATTCAATTGGAAAGAAAATTCGTGCAGATTTCACGGCTGATTGATACTCATAGCGAATACTTTTCATCACTTAAAAAAGCCCTATTCAATACCGAAGAATGCGGGGTTCCTGTAAAAGAACTTTATCTGGGCTCAAAGCTTTCGGATGAAGCATTTGATATGACCCAATTTTACAGAAAATACCATGCCGGAAGGGTTGATGATTTTTTGAGAGATTTCAGGGAATTCGAGGGGTATTTCAGAAAATTTCAAAAACCCGAATCCTTTTGGTTGCACCGTGTTGATTTTAGCGCGTTTGACACTTCCGTTACCCGAAGAATCCAGGAAGTATTGTCGGAGATATTGGAAGCGAAAGAAAAATTTCAGCGTGATTTTTCTGTTCTTGAAAAATACGATTCTTCCTTTCTATTTTCCTTCTTTGAGCAAAAAGACAAATTGGCCGAATTGATCCGGTTACTGGAACATGAAGGAAGTTTGGAATGTTTCTGGTCATTGCGAAATGTTCCCAAACCGGAAATCGATCTGCTTTGGCTCGAACATAAGCTTGATTCTATCAAGTCCTTACTGGCAGAAGAAGGGGTTGAATGGTTCAGTGATGACAAGGAGGCAGAGGGCTTTTTGCAGTTGGCCATAGAATTTTTAAACCGTAAAAAAGGTTGGCGAAAACATTTTTCCTTGATTTGGAAAAAGAAAAGATTCCAGCCAATATATAGGTTGCTGATATTGAATGAACTTGAAAACAGTAGTTACGGTGTCAATATCCTGATCAAAAAACTGGAAAACAGGATGAATCTCAATCATCAGTTTACCTTATTGTCCAGAAAGCCGTGGATTGAACTTCCCCAAAAGCCATTTGATTTTTCTACATTCAATCATGCTGCCTCTATTTACAAGGAAGCATTTAAAGCAAAAAACGTTTTCAAAGATTTGGGAGGATTAGGTTCTTTTTTGATGTCTGATATCAATTCCCCCCAAGACTTGTTGGATAGGCTTCATCAGGTTTTGGGCCATGTGGCAGAATTGGAAAATAAGATACCCTATTGGTCTCTTTATCTGACAAAAATACAGATACAGCATTTGTTCGCATTGAAAATGGAAGATGGCTATGGTACCATTCAATCAGAGGTTCCTTTTGTATTTGATGAATTGGTAGCCTTTGACAGATTGAGAAAAAGGCTAAAGGCTCAGGATATCAATGTGATGGAAAAATTACTGAATAGTTTTCCGGAAAAAGAGTTCGGGGATTTGAATCAGCTTTTTCTTTCAGGTTTGAAAATGAGTTGGATTGGTCATATTGAAACCAAATATCCCATTCTTACGGAAGTGGTTTCGGCCAAAACCACTCAGATTCAAGAGGAATTTATGGATGCTGTGGTAGAAAAATGGAAACTATCAAAATATATTGCAGAGATAAGGGTAAGGGAATTTACTTATAAAGAGCTTGAATTCAATAGATTGAACAACCTTCTGACGTATAGAGAACTGGGGCATCAGGTCAGTAAGCAAAAACGGATCTGGAGTATTAAAAAATTGGTAGAGACCTTTGAGGAGGAGATTTTCAAATTGATTCCATGCTGGCTGGCTTCTCCCGAAACTGTCTCTGCACTTTTTCCTTTAAAGCAGTGCTTTGATTTGGTGATATTTGATGAGTCTTCGCAATGTTATGTTGAAAGAGGGCTTCCGGCCATGTTCAGGGGTAAACAGTTGGTCGTTGCGGGAGACTCCCATCAGTTGCGGCCTTTTGATCTCTATCAGACAAGATTTGAAACAGAGGAAGAGGGATTGGAAATGGAGTCAGAATCCTTGTTGGAGCTTGCTTCGGCTTATTTTCAGAAATTCTGGCTTCAGGGACATTACAGAAGCAGTCAGCTTGCTTTGATTCATTTTTCGAACCAACGCTTCTACGAAAACCGGTTGAAGATGCTTGCACACCTTGAACTGGTAAATGCAGGTGAATCCCCGTTTAAATTGGTAAGGGTAGAGGGTATTTGGGATAAGCAGGTAAATATGGAAGAAGCCGAAGCGGTATTGAACGAAGTAAAATCAATTCAAAAAGATTTCCCCAAGTATTCTATAGGAGTGATTACTTTCAACTATTTCCAGATGGAATATATCAAGGAACTATTGATGAAAGAAGAGGATATAAACCTTGAAAAGCTTGCTGTAAAAAATATTGAGAATGTTCAGGGGGATGAATTTGATTGGGTTATTTTTTCGGTCGGCTATGCCAAGAACAAAAAAGGGAAATTAATAGCCAACTTTGGTTTGCTTTCCAAAAAAGGTGGGATAAACAGATTGAACGTTGCTATCTCACGGGCAAAAAATAAGATTACTTTGGTAACAAGTTTACGGTCAAGAGATTTTAATGCCGATCAATTGAAAAATGAGGGGATACATATGTTGAAGGATTATATTGATTTTGTGAAAAAAGTCAGTAGAGGAGAGTCCTTTGAAATCCCTCCGCCGCCTTTATATCGATTTGATAGAACATGGTCTCTGAGTGATAAAATAGCGGGGAACTATGAAGCATACAGTTTGGAAAGGTATGCTTCTTCTACTTGGATGGATTTGGCATTGAAAGAAAAAGACACTTATGTTGAGGCACTTCTGACCGATGATCAAAGGCTGTATGATTCCTTGGGAACGAAGGAGTCATTTGTTTATCATCCTATGCAGCTTAAAGAAAAAGGCTGGCCATTTAGATTTTATTTTAGCAGGCAATATTGGATGGACAAACCTTTAATGGGGCCTTAG